Proteins encoded by one window of Manihot esculenta cultivar AM560-2 chromosome 10, M.esculenta_v8, whole genome shotgun sequence:
- the LOC110625304 gene encoding ABC transporter G family member 1, translating into MASSSCSQLQALNHSENSNSNSNNVMVSSGAKPETVMHSPDLEKGHPGINCRNRQNDIFLTWEELGVTVPSKKHGSKWILQGFTGYAQPGELLAIMGPSGCGKTTLLDALAGRLDSSTKQTGQVLINGRKQPLAYGTSAYVSQDDVITWTLTVREAVYYSAQLQLPNSMSLTEKKQRAEMTIKEMGLQDSIDTRIGGWGSKGLSSGQKRRLSICIEILTRPKLLFLDEPTSGLDSAASYYVMKKLANLAKQHGMSIITSIHQPGCDVFQLFHNLCLVSSGRTIYFGPSSAANKFFEMNGFPCPSHHNPSDHYLITINTDFDEDMEQGFGAKKDREEVIELLVRSYESSATFRQIQRRVREICRQERAELNKGSQANFITQSLVLSRRSFVNMYRDRGYYWLRLVIYIMLGLGLGSVFYSIGFGYSSIQARGSLLMFIASLLTIMAIGGFPSFVEDMKVFQRERLNGHYESCAFVIGNTMSSTPYLLLISLIPGAITYYLVGLQQGSEHFIYFASTLFACMMLVETLMLIVASIVPNFLMGLITGAGIQGLMMLSGGFFRLPNDLPTVLWRYPLYYIAFHKYAYQGLYKNEFEGLKFPPSDLKGPPSINGEEILRNIWQVEMGYSKWVDLAILFCMVVLYRFVLFCVLGIMEKFKPFVREIKFVSLKEAKKVLAYPYGKPLDEIR; encoded by the exons ATGGCTTCTTCATCCTGTTCACAACTACAGGCACTGAACCACTCTGAAAACAGCAACAGCAACAGCAACAATGTGATGGTGTCTTCAGGTGCCAAACCTGAAACCGTCATGCACTCACCGGACCTGGAAAAGGGACATCCTGGTATTAACTGTCGGAATCGCCAAAATGATATTTTCCTGACATGGGAGGAACTTGGGGTGACAGTTCCAAGTAAGAAACATGGTTCCAAATGGATTCTTCAAGGTTTTACAGGGTATGCTCAACCTGGAGAGCTTTTGGCCATCATGGGTCCTTCTGGTTGTGGCAAAACTACTCTTCTTGATGCTTTAGCAG GGAGGTTGGATTCTAGCACAAAGCAAACCGGACAAGTTCTGATCAATGGTCGGAAACAGCCTTTGGCCTATGGGACATCG GCATACGTATCTCAAGATGATGTAATAACATGGACACTAACAGTAAGAGAAGCAGTGTACTACTCTGCTCAACTCCAGCTTCCCAATTCCATGTCATTAACCGAGAAGAAACAGCGAGCAGAGATGACAATAAAGGAGATGGGATTACAAGACTCAATTGATACAAGAATAGGAGGATGGGGCAGCAAAGGCCTCAGCAGTGGCCAAAAGAGGAGACTAAGCATTTGCATTGAGATTTTAACAAGGCCTAAGCTTCTCTTCCTCGACGAACCCACCAGTGGACTCGACAGTGCTGCTTCTTACTATGTGATGAAAAAATTGGCCAATCTTGCTAAACAACATGGAATGAGTATTATTACATCTATTCATCAACCTGGTTGTGATGTCTTTCAGCTTTTCCACAATCTTTGCCTTGTCTCTTCTGGAAGAACTATTTATTTTGGACCCTCTTCTGCAGCAAATAAG TTCTTTGAAATGAATGGTTTCCCCTGCCCCAGTCACCATAATCCATCAGATCATTACCTCATAACAATTAATACAGATTTTGATGAG GACATGGAACAAGGTTTTGGTGCAAAGAAGGACAGAGAGGAAGTAATCGAGTTGCTTGTAAGATCTTATGAATCGTCTGCTACTTTCAGACAAATCCaaagaagggtaagagaaataTGTCGACAG GAGAGAGCAGAACTGAACAAGGGAAGCCAGGCTAATTTCATCACCCAGAGCCTTGTTCTGTCAAGAAGGTCTTTTGTGAACATGTATCGTGATCGAGGTTACTACTGGCTGCGTCTGGTTATATATATCATGTTGGGTTTGGGTTTGGGGTCTGTGTTTTATAGCATTGGCTTCGGCTACAGTTCAATACAA GCAAGAGGATCACTGCTTATGTTCATTGCTTCTTTGTTGACAATTATGGCAATCGGAGGCTTCCCTTCATTCGTAGAGGACATGAAG GTATTTCAAAGGGAAAGATTAAATGGACATTATGAGTCATGTGCATTTGTTATCGGCAACACAATGTCATCAACGCCCTACTTGCTTCTCATATCTCTAATACCAGGAGCAATCACTTACTATCTAGTTGGTCTCCAACAAGGAAGTGAACACTTCATCTACTTTGCATCGACGCTCTTTGCATGCATGATGTTGGTGGAGACCTTGATGCTAATAGTTGCAAGCATTGTTCCAAATTTTCTAATGGGTCTAATAACTGGTGCAGGAATTCAAGGGCTAATGATGCTAAGCGGCGgcttctttcggctgccgaatgatCTTCCTACAGTCTTGTGGAGATACCCATTATATTACATTGCCTTCCATAAGTATGCATATCAAGGACTTTATAAAAATGAGTTTGAAGGGCTAAAATTTCCTCCTAGTGATCTTAAAGGGCCTCCTTCCATAAATGGTGAAGAAATCTTGAGGAATATATGGCAAGTTGAAATGGGTTACTCCAAGTGGGTTGATCTTGCTATATTGTTTTGCATGGTGGTCTTGTATAGATTTGTATTGTTTTGTGTTCTTGGGATTATGGAAAAGTTTAAGCCCTTTGTTAGGGAAATCAAGTTTGTTTCTCTTAAAGAAGCAAAGAAAGTACTAGCTTATCCATATGGTAAGCCTTTGGATGAAATTAGATAG